In Bacillota bacterium, the DNA window TTTTAGTTGCATTTTTAATGATTTGGGCAAAAGATCCACAATCAGGGACGTATCCAAACGCCACAGGACAAACTAAATCAGGATTGGTTCCAAGGTAAGCTACATCTTGTAGTAACACTTCGCATACATCCGAAAGTTTTTGCATGGTTAATTCGGTATCAAATCCAATTAATACCACATCAATTTTGTCTGTTTTAGAAACTGTGATATCTAGTCCTTCTCTTTTAAGTTCTAACACAAGAGAAGTTGTTCCCATTACATATATTTTCTTAAAAGGATACATTTCTTTTAAATACAAAGATGTGGCCATTGAAGAAGTAAAGAAATCTTTTTCAGTTGCTTTAATTCCTAGTTTCATTAACTTTTTAATGTAGTCTTGAACGGATTTAGAGGAGT includes these proteins:
- a CDS encoding HAD-IIA family hydrolase, translating into DGTIYIDNKLIDGTLELLEYIKSIHGVSIFITNNSSKSVQDYIKKLMKLGIKATEKDFFTSSMATSLYLKEMYPFKKIYVMGTTSLVLELKREGLDITVSKTDKIDVVLIGFDTELTMQKLSDVCEVLLQDVAYLGTNPDLVCPVAFGYVPDCGSFAQIIKNATKKTPFFIGKPNPMMIDYAIKQSLFSKEETVLIGDRLYTDIASGKNANVTTICVLSGEATLKDIKESIVKPDFVYQSVKEILTSLKE